In Nitrospira sp., a single genomic region encodes these proteins:
- a CDS encoding M48 family metalloprotease: MKMMMTSLFRSARGICFGSLAMVLLLIGSSACTINPVSGWPEFTLITAGQEKQIGAEEAKKVEDEMGLLDDRALTGYLDQVGQRLAKESPRQNLDYHFHAVDMIEPNAFALPGGYIYVSRGLLALVNSEDELAGVVGHEIGHVAARHSVQKISRQGPFALITNFVSGITGFFVPFVGNVLGGIGNFAQSLVFSPYSRSQESEADKVGQEMAAKAGWNPEGLAIFLNTLGREESLLNDGPRRPSFFDSHPATPDRVENTTKWAKDFKQAPRDPITPTHDAFLKRFEGLVVGQRAANGVIHGRIFRHPDLNFFVEFPDQWQVENTPVQLASAPKEGNMGILIRAVGEGTDPMDGARALEKAGKSPVVDKTRPTRVNGLPAATAKLGDSKVTADITWIAHGGLIYQIVGITETKHYDATHPAFDAVTRSFRPLQPDERASIREKRLRLVTARAGETLEALVERSGSSWKPKQVAVANNLQETEPLRDGQLVKITVEEPYVGKRK, translated from the coding sequence ATGAAGATGATGATGACGTCGTTATTCCGTTCGGCGCGGGGTATCTGTTTCGGCAGCTTGGCCATGGTTCTGCTGTTGATCGGGTCGAGCGCCTGTACGATCAACCCGGTCAGCGGATGGCCGGAGTTCACGCTGATTACCGCTGGACAGGAAAAACAGATCGGCGCGGAGGAAGCGAAAAAGGTCGAAGATGAAATGGGACTGCTCGATGATCGGGCCTTGACCGGGTATCTGGATCAGGTCGGACAGCGATTGGCGAAGGAGTCGCCGCGCCAGAACCTCGACTATCACTTCCACGCCGTCGATATGATCGAGCCTAATGCGTTCGCGCTTCCCGGAGGCTATATCTATGTCTCGCGCGGACTCTTGGCGCTGGTCAATTCGGAAGATGAGCTGGCCGGAGTCGTCGGACATGAGATCGGCCACGTCGCGGCCCGGCACAGTGTCCAGAAGATCTCGCGTCAGGGGCCCTTTGCGTTGATCACCAACTTCGTGTCCGGCATAACCGGCTTTTTCGTGCCGTTCGTCGGCAATGTGCTCGGAGGGATCGGCAACTTTGCGCAAAGCCTGGTGTTCTCCCCCTACAGCCGGTCGCAGGAATCCGAGGCGGACAAGGTCGGGCAAGAAATGGCGGCCAAGGCCGGTTGGAATCCTGAAGGTTTGGCGATCTTCCTGAATACGTTGGGGAGGGAAGAATCGTTGTTGAACGATGGACCTCGCAGGCCCAGCTTTTTTGATTCCCACCCGGCGACGCCCGATCGGGTCGAGAATACGACCAAATGGGCCAAAGACTTCAAGCAAGCGCCGCGTGACCCGATCACGCCCACTCACGATGCATTCCTGAAGCGATTCGAGGGACTCGTCGTGGGCCAGCGGGCCGCCAACGGCGTCATACACGGGCGCATCTTCCGCCATCCGGACCTGAATTTCTTCGTCGAATTTCCGGATCAATGGCAGGTGGAAAATACGCCGGTTCAGTTGGCGTCCGCGCCGAAAGAAGGCAACATGGGCATCCTCATTCGGGCGGTCGGAGAGGGGACCGATCCGATGGACGGCGCCCGCGCGTTGGAGAAAGCCGGCAAGTCTCCGGTCGTGGATAAAACGCGGCCGACCAGAGTGAACGGCCTCCCGGCGGCCACAGCGAAACTCGGAGACTCCAAGGTGACGGCGGACATTACCTGGATCGCGCACGGAGGGCTGATCTATCAGATCGTCGGGATCACCGAGACGAAACATTATGACGCGACGCATCCCGCCTTTGACGCCGTGACCCGGAGCTTCAGGCCGTTGCAGCCGGACGAGCGGGCGAGCATTCGCGAAAAGCGGTTGCGTCTCGTCACAGCACGGGCCGGGGAGACGCTCGAGGCGCTGGTAGAAAGATCCGGATCCAGCTGGAAACCCAAGCAAGTCGCGGTCGCCAATAATTTGCAAGAGACCGAACCGCTGCGCGACGGGCAACTCGTCAAGATCACGGTGGAAGAACCCTATGTCGGGAAACGGAAGTAG